In Candidatus Desulforudis audaxviator MP104C, a genomic segment contains:
- a CDS encoding DsrE family protein: protein MWRNIGIVVQTADAEQAWSAFRLANRALDEGHEVRVFLLSQGVLAGDLGEEPCNVNKQMRIFIANDGQLWACGKCLALHEKEAGELCPFGGLKDLLELVEWADKLLTF, encoded by the coding sequence ATGTGGAGGAACATCGGTATCGTGGTCCAGACCGCGGACGCCGAGCAGGCGTGGAGTGCATTCCGGCTGGCGAACCGGGCGTTGGATGAAGGGCACGAGGTCAGGGTGTTTTTGCTCAGCCAGGGGGTGCTGGCCGGGGACTTGGGGGAGGAGCCCTGCAACGTCAATAAGCAGATGCGGATCTTCATCGCCAACGACGGCCAACTCTGGGCCTGCGGGAAGTGCCTGGCCCTGCACGAGAAGGAGGCGGGCGAACTCTGCCCGTTCGGGGGACTGAAGGACTTACTCGAACTTGTGGAGTGGGCGGACAAGCTCCTGACCTTTTAG
- the hydE gene encoding [FeFe] hydrogenase H-cluster radical SAM maturase HydE yields the protein MRGPAKKVSAGAEGRRVPEPDEILALLRAEGTQAEAGRVPTREEIVALLTAGDADTDALYRAADAVRAGHVGDTVHLRAIIEFSNHCVQNCLYCGLRRNNRRLFRYRMSPDEIFAAAAVARDQGYRTVVLQSGEDPGYPTSELARLVHRLKDQLDVAVTLSVGELPRVVYRELRTAGADRYLLKHETADPALFARLRPGTTLAGRLEKLVWLRELGYQVGSGNMVGLPGQTVESLAADVILLRELEVEMAGIGPFIPHPDTPLAGAPPGPLELTLDVLAVTRLVLPRAHLPATTAMSVLHPEGRQRALACGANVVMPDLTPEPYRRHYEIYPGRTAAPVGAPRSFAAWRETLAGLGRPVDSGYGHGPGRN from the coding sequence GTGCGAGGGCCTGCCAAGAAAGTGTCGGCGGGGGCGGAAGGCCGCCGCGTGCCGGAGCCGGACGAGATCCTGGCGCTGCTCAGGGCGGAGGGCACCCAGGCCGAGGCCGGCCGTGTGCCGACTCGGGAAGAGATCGTGGCCTTGTTGACGGCCGGGGATGCGGACACCGACGCCCTCTACCGCGCCGCCGACGCGGTGCGTGCCGGGCACGTGGGTGACACGGTGCACCTGCGGGCGATTATCGAGTTCTCTAACCACTGCGTACAAAACTGCCTGTACTGCGGCCTGCGGCGCAATAACCGGCGCCTCTTCCGGTACCGGATGAGCCCGGATGAAATCTTCGCCGCCGCCGCCGTGGCCCGGGATCAAGGTTACCGGACCGTCGTGCTCCAGAGCGGCGAGGACCCCGGTTACCCGACATCCGAACTGGCGCGGTTGGTCCACCGTCTGAAGGATCAACTCGACGTCGCGGTCACCCTCTCTGTGGGCGAGCTTCCCCGGGTGGTCTACCGCGAGCTGCGGACCGCCGGCGCCGACCGGTACCTTCTCAAGCACGAAACGGCCGACCCGGCGCTCTTCGCGCGCCTGCGGCCGGGCACCACGCTCGCCGGGCGCCTGGAAAAGCTGGTCTGGCTGCGGGAGTTGGGTTACCAGGTGGGGAGCGGGAACATGGTCGGGCTGCCGGGCCAGACGGTGGAAAGCCTGGCCGCCGACGTCATCCTGCTGCGGGAACTGGAGGTCGAAATGGCCGGCATCGGTCCCTTCATCCCGCACCCGGACACGCCGCTGGCCGGCGCCCCCCCCGGCCCGCTGGAACTGACCCTGGATGTGCTGGCCGTGACGCGGCTCGTACTGCCCCGCGCGCACCTGCCGGCCACCACCGCGATGAGTGTGCTGCACCCGGAAGGAAGGCAGCGCGCCCTCGCCTGCGGGGCCAACGTGGTGATGCCGGATCTGACCCCGGAGCCTTACCGGCGGCACTACGAGATCTACCCGGGCCGGACGGCGGCTCCGGTTGGGGCGCCGCGTTCGTTTGCCGCTTGGCGGGAGACGCTGGCTGGGCTGGGACGCCCGGTGGATTCCGGCTACGGGCACGGTCCCGGGCGAAACTGA
- the ablB gene encoding putative beta-lysine N-acetyltransferase codes for MLFTETDDLVRVNNEGYSYHAHNDDTNERLWVFDYRVDDHSALADALVQHARKKGYGKIVFPVREEDTAALTPAGFVTEARAEGFFDGRTALFLAYYLNPARQESGTLAGELEILAEIRTRPREIGAGPDPDIALRPADTGDIPELARLFGTVFQAYPTPVDDPEYLELAMGLGTLFQVATTGGRIVGAAAAEIDPSYKNAEMTNCATHPDFRGRGLASHLLFALERTCAERGYRCFWSLSRAGSYGMNLVFHRLGYRHGGTLINNARFGGRFEDLHLWVKYPA; via the coding sequence GTGCTTTTCACCGAAACAGACGACCTGGTGCGCGTTAACAATGAAGGTTATTCCTATCACGCCCATAACGACGACACCAATGAGCGCTTGTGGGTGTTTGACTACCGGGTGGACGACCACTCCGCGCTGGCGGACGCGCTTGTGCAGCACGCCCGGAAGAAGGGTTACGGTAAGATCGTGTTTCCGGTGCGGGAGGAAGACACCGCTGCCCTGACTCCGGCGGGCTTTGTCACCGAAGCGCGGGCCGAGGGGTTCTTCGACGGCCGAACGGCGCTCTTTCTGGCCTACTACCTGAACCCGGCCAGACAGGAAAGCGGCACGCTGGCGGGCGAACTGGAGATACTGGCGGAAATCCGCACCCGCCCCCGGGAGATCGGTGCCGGCCCGGACCCAGACATCGCCCTGCGCCCGGCGGACACCGGGGACATTCCGGAGCTGGCCCGGCTGTTCGGCACGGTGTTCCAAGCCTACCCCACCCCGGTGGACGACCCGGAATACCTGGAGTTGGCCATGGGGCTGGGTACACTGTTTCAGGTGGCGACCACCGGCGGCCGGATCGTGGGCGCGGCCGCGGCCGAGATCGATCCGTCGTACAAGAACGCCGAGATGACCAACTGTGCCACCCATCCCGACTTCCGGGGCCGGGGCCTGGCAAGCCACCTCCTGTTCGCGTTGGAGCGGACCTGTGCGGAGCGCGGTTACCGCTGCTTCTGGAGCCTGTCTCGGGCCGGCTCTTATGGGATGAACCTGGTGTTTCACCGTCTCGGCTACCGGCACGGCGGCACTCTGATCAACAACGCCCGCTTCGGCGGCCGGTTCGAAGACCTGCACCTCTGGGTGAAGTACCCGGCCTAA
- the ablA gene encoding lysine 2,3-aminomutase, giving the protein MKAATDRLGPWRHVPDADWNDWHWQLANRVTTVDELRNLINLTPEEEQGVRRCLETLRMAITPYYASLMDPDNPEDPIRKQAVPLAAELQFGLAESRDPLAEEVDSPVPGITHRYPDRVLLLLTDQCAMYCRHCTRRRLAGKTDRALPPARIKAALEYIRKTTAIRDVLLSGGDSLLLAEDRLGGILESLRAIDHVEIIRIGTRTPVVLPQRITPELCALLRRFHPVYVNMHFNHPKEVTPEAAEACRMLADAGLPLANQTVLLRGVNDCPYVIKDLMHSLLRIRVRPYYLYQCDLSPGLEHFRTTVAQGIEIIELLRGHTSGLAVPTYVVDAPGGGGKIPVAPQYMISQSERMVILRNYEGVITAYTEPEERPAACRDCRDCSRLGYREGAGLQKLLTGSQISLVPKGTLREKRRRTYC; this is encoded by the coding sequence ATGAAGGCCGCAACGGACAGGCTTGGTCCCTGGCGCCATGTCCCGGACGCCGACTGGAACGACTGGCACTGGCAACTGGCCAACCGGGTCACCACCGTGGATGAGCTCCGGAACCTGATCAACCTCACCCCGGAGGAAGAACAGGGGGTCCGGCGCTGCCTGGAAACCCTGCGCATGGCCATCACTCCCTACTATGCCTCCCTGATGGACCCGGATAACCCGGAGGACCCGATCCGGAAGCAGGCCGTGCCCTTGGCGGCCGAACTCCAGTTCGGGCTGGCCGAAAGCCGGGACCCCCTGGCTGAGGAGGTCGATTCCCCGGTTCCGGGAATCACGCACCGCTACCCGGACCGGGTATTGCTGCTGCTGACCGACCAGTGCGCCATGTACTGCCGGCACTGCACCCGCCGCCGGCTGGCCGGCAAGACCGACCGGGCCCTGCCTCCGGCCAGGATCAAAGCGGCCCTGGAATATATCCGGAAAACCACCGCCATCCGGGACGTTCTGCTCTCCGGGGGCGACAGCCTGCTCCTGGCCGAGGACCGCCTGGGTGGAATCCTGGAAAGCCTGCGCGCCATCGACCACGTCGAGATCATCCGGATTGGCACCCGGACCCCGGTGGTGCTGCCCCAGCGGATCACGCCGGAGCTGTGCGCACTCCTGCGTCGTTTTCACCCCGTTTACGTGAATATGCACTTCAACCACCCGAAAGAAGTCACCCCGGAGGCCGCCGAGGCCTGCCGGATGCTGGCCGACGCGGGGCTTCCGCTCGCGAACCAGACCGTGCTGCTCCGCGGCGTGAACGACTGTCCCTACGTGATCAAGGATCTGATGCACTCCCTGCTCCGCATCAGGGTCCGCCCCTATTACCTCTACCAGTGCGACCTTTCCCCTGGCCTAGAGCACTTCCGCACCACCGTCGCCCAGGGAATTGAGATTATCGAACTCCTGCGCGGGCATACCTCCGGCCTAGCCGTGCCCACCTACGTGGTTGACGCCCCGGGCGGGGGCGGCAAAATTCCGGTTGCGCCCCAGTACATGATTTCACAGTCGGAGAGAATGGTGATTCTGCGCAACTACGAGGGGGTGATCACGGCCTACACCGAACCGGAGGAACGCCCGGCGGCCTGCCGTGACTGCCGGGACTGCAGCCGGTTGGGTTACCGGGAGGGCGCCGGCCTGCAGAAGCTCTTGACGGGGTCCCAGATCAGCCTGGTACCCAAGGGCACCCTACGGGAGAAGCGGCGGCGCACCTACTGTTGA
- the hydG gene encoding [FeFe] hydrogenase H-cluster radical SAM maturase HydG, producing the protein MLTTTEKAWLDERLAYIKAYEASEKRPSFVSDAEIEAVLKRKADPERLEVEEVLSKAKELHGLTPDDAAVLLNNRDPELWAEIFATAHWIKQEVYGNRIVLFAPLYISSPCVNNCAYCGFRHSNDQVAKKTLSPAELEAEVKALITKGHKRLIVVYGEHPASDVDFMCRTIETIYAVKEGRGEIRRVNVNAAPLTVEEYRRLKEVGIGTYQVFQETYHLTTYRKMHPANTLKGSFRWRLFALHRAQEAGIDDVAVGALFGLYDWRFEVLGLLYHALDLEREFGVGPHTISVPRLEPALNTPLTTSSPYRVADEDFKKAVTVLRCAVPYTGIILTCREKPALRREVIALGVSQVDAGSRTAVGGYAEMEREHIPDREQFQLADTRSLDEYILELCRDGYIPSFCTAGYRTGRTGCHFMSFAKQGLIKNFCLPNAVLTFKEYLLDYASPETRDAGEKTIARHVEDFARRMPQRAEKLKEMLSRMEGGQRDLYF; encoded by the coding sequence ATGCTGACCACTACGGAAAAAGCCTGGCTGGACGAACGCCTGGCATACATCAAGGCCTATGAGGCTTCCGAAAAAAGGCCGAGCTTCGTGAGCGACGCGGAAATTGAGGCCGTCTTGAAACGCAAGGCCGATCCCGAGCGGCTGGAAGTGGAAGAGGTTCTAAGCAAGGCCAAGGAGCTTCACGGACTAACCCCGGACGACGCAGCCGTATTGCTGAACAACCGGGACCCGGAACTCTGGGCGGAGATTTTTGCGACCGCGCACTGGATCAAGCAGGAGGTCTACGGTAACCGGATCGTTCTGTTCGCCCCCCTCTACATTTCCAGTCCGTGCGTAAACAACTGCGCTTACTGCGGCTTCCGGCACAGCAATGATCAGGTCGCCAAAAAGACCCTTTCGCCGGCCGAACTGGAGGCCGAAGTAAAGGCGCTGATCACCAAGGGGCACAAACGGCTGATCGTGGTTTATGGTGAGCACCCGGCCAGCGACGTCGATTTTATGTGCCGGACCATCGAAACGATCTACGCCGTCAAAGAAGGCCGGGGCGAGATCCGCAGGGTCAACGTCAACGCCGCGCCCCTAACCGTGGAAGAATACCGGCGGCTGAAAGAAGTCGGCATCGGTACCTATCAGGTGTTTCAGGAGACGTACCACCTGACCACCTACCGGAAGATGCACCCGGCGAACACCCTCAAGGGTTCGTTCCGCTGGCGGTTGTTCGCCCTGCACCGGGCGCAGGAAGCAGGAATCGACGACGTGGCCGTCGGCGCGCTCTTCGGGCTGTATGACTGGCGCTTCGAGGTACTGGGCCTCCTTTACCACGCCCTGGACCTGGAGCGGGAGTTCGGCGTGGGCCCGCACACCATCTCGGTCCCCCGGCTGGAGCCGGCCTTGAACACCCCGCTGACCACCAGCTCACCCTACCGGGTGGCCGATGAGGACTTCAAGAAGGCGGTCACCGTACTGCGGTGCGCCGTGCCTTACACCGGTATCATCCTCACCTGCCGCGAAAAGCCCGCTTTGCGGCGGGAGGTCATCGCGCTGGGCGTCTCGCAGGTCGACGCCGGGTCCCGGACCGCCGTGGGCGGCTACGCGGAGATGGAACGGGAACACATCCCCGACCGCGAGCAGTTCCAACTGGCGGACACCCGCTCCCTGGACGAGTATATTCTGGAACTGTGCCGGGACGGGTACATCCCTTCCTTCTGCACGGCGGGATACCGTACCGGTCGCACCGGCTGCCACTTTATGTCCTTTGCCAAGCAGGGTTTGATTAAGAATTTCTGCCTGCCGAACGCCGTGCTCACTTTCAAGGAATACCTTCTCGACTACGCTTCGCCCGAAACCAGGGATGCCGGGGAAAAAACCATCGCCCGGCACGTCGAAGACTTTGCCCGCCGGATGCCGCAACGCGCCGAAAAACTGAAAGAGATGCTTTCCCGGATGGAGGGTGGCCAGCGTGACCTGTACTTTTAA
- a CDS encoding UbiD family decarboxylase, with product MTLNNLHEFMATLRRERELIEVRAEVDPYLEIPEIHRRVIAAGGPALLFSRVKNSPYPVLTNMFGTPKRIEIAFGPRPAALVREAVHLVETMLPPRLSGLWRARGTLRDLARVGTGRARRAPVTEVTERPARLDRLPMLTGWPRDGGAFLTLPLVYTEHPETGKHNLGMYRVQRYDPATAGMHWQIHKGGGFHYHVAEQKGEALPVTVFLGGPPALILAAIAPLPEDIPELLFASLLAGRKVRLARNPAGGHPLIAECEFALCGEVPPFERRPEGPFGDHYGYYSLAHDFPVFRVHHVYRRRNPVYPATVVGKPRQEDYYIGEYLTEVLSPLYPLVMPSVRKLWSYGETGFHPLAAAVVKERYAREALVSAFRILGEGQLSLTKFLIITDGMVDLKDFRALLTHILARTNWETDFFVLDNLAMDTLDYAGPELNRGSKAILMGLGHARRELPRSFAGELPAGVGAVEVFCPGCLVAAGAPHADEPGLAARVAAHGTFDEWPLIVLADRAEIARDQTDFLWTVFTRFEPAADIHAAGTEVRRHHLCYRPPVVIDARMKRAYPPEVEPDPETVALVDRRWGEYFTGLTRKL from the coding sequence ATGACGCTGAACAATCTACATGAGTTTATGGCGACGCTGCGACGGGAGCGGGAACTGATCGAGGTGCGCGCGGAAGTGGATCCATATCTTGAAATCCCGGAGATTCACCGGCGGGTGATCGCCGCCGGCGGGCCGGCCCTGCTTTTCAGCCGGGTGAAGAACAGCCCCTACCCAGTGCTGACCAACATGTTCGGCACGCCGAAGCGGATCGAGATCGCGTTCGGCCCCCGGCCGGCGGCACTGGTGCGGGAGGCGGTGCACCTGGTCGAAACCATGCTGCCGCCCAGGCTGTCAGGGCTCTGGAGGGCGCGCGGCACCCTGCGCGACCTGGCCCGGGTCGGCACGGGAAGGGCGCGGCGCGCGCCGGTAACCGAGGTGACCGAGCGGCCGGCCCGGCTGGACCGGCTGCCGATGCTTACCGGCTGGCCCCGGGACGGGGGCGCGTTTCTGACGCTGCCGCTGGTGTACACCGAACACCCGGAGACCGGGAAACATAACTTGGGGATGTACCGGGTGCAGCGTTACGACCCGGCCACGGCCGGGATGCACTGGCAGATTCACAAGGGCGGGGGTTTTCACTACCACGTGGCCGAACAGAAGGGCGAGGCGCTGCCGGTGACTGTGTTCCTGGGCGGGCCGCCAGCCTTGATTCTGGCGGCGATCGCGCCGTTGCCCGAAGACATCCCGGAACTCCTGTTCGCGTCCCTGCTGGCAGGCCGGAAGGTGCGCCTGGCCCGTAACCCGGCCGGGGGCCACCCCCTAATCGCAGAGTGCGAGTTCGCGCTCTGCGGGGAGGTGCCGCCCTTCGAGCGTCGTCCCGAGGGCCCGTTCGGGGACCACTACGGTTATTACTCGCTGGCGCATGATTTCCCGGTGTTCCGGGTGCACCACGTATACCGGCGCCGCAATCCGGTTTACCCGGCCACGGTGGTGGGCAAGCCCCGTCAGGAGGACTATTATATCGGGGAGTACCTGACTGAAGTGTTAAGCCCGCTGTACCCGCTGGTCATGCCGTCGGTGCGCAAGCTCTGGAGTTACGGCGAGACCGGTTTTCACCCTTTGGCCGCGGCGGTGGTCAAGGAAAGGTACGCCCGGGAGGCCCTGGTTTCGGCCTTCCGCATCCTCGGTGAGGGCCAGCTTTCCCTGACCAAGTTCCTGATCATCACGGACGGGATGGTCGATCTGAAGGATTTCCGGGCGCTGTTGACCCACATCCTGGCCCGAACCAACTGGGAAACTGATTTCTTCGTCCTGGACAACCTGGCCATGGACACCCTGGACTACGCCGGGCCGGAGCTTAACCGGGGCAGCAAGGCCATCCTGATGGGCCTGGGCCACGCCCGCCGCGAACTTCCCCGGAGCTTCGCCGGCGAGCTGCCGGCGGGCGTTGGGGCCGTGGAGGTGTTTTGCCCGGGCTGTCTGGTGGCGGCCGGGGCGCCGCACGCGGACGAACCGGGCCTGGCGGCGCGGGTGGCTGCTCATGGGACCTTCGACGAATGGCCGCTTATCGTGCTGGCCGATCGGGCGGAGATCGCCCGGGACCAGACCGACTTCCTGTGGACCGTGTTCACCCGGTTCGAGCCGGCGGCTGACATCCACGCCGCCGGGACCGAGGTGCGGCGCCACCACCTGTGTTACCGGCCCCCCGTGGTGATCGATGCCCGGATGAAACGGGCCTACCCGCCGGAGGTGGAGCCGGACCCGGAGACGGTCGCCCTGGTGGACCGCCGCTGGGGGGAATATTTCACCGGCCTGACACGAAAGCTGTAA
- a CDS encoding TM1266 family iron-only hydrogenase system putative regulator, whose translation METRIGVVGIVVENRREMASRVNEILGAHADIVVGRMGIPYREKNVSVIALIVDGSTDAIGALTGKLGALPGVKVKSALTGR comes from the coding sequence ATGGAGACTCGGATCGGTGTGGTGGGCATCGTGGTGGAGAACCGGCGGGAAATGGCGTCCCGGGTCAACGAGATTCTCGGCGCGCACGCAGATATTGTCGTGGGACGTATGGGTATTCCCTACCGCGAGAAAAACGTTTCGGTGATCGCCCTGATTGTGGACGGAAGCACCGACGCCATCGGCGCTTTGACGGGCAAGCTCGGGGCCTTGCCGGGCGTGAAGGTAAAAAGTGCTTTGACGGGGAGGTAA
- the hydF gene encoding [FeFe] hydrogenase H-cluster maturation GTPase HydF, translating into MNETPRGQRLHLAIFGRRNAGKSSLINALTGQQVAIVADVPGTTTDPVAKAMELLPLGPVMLIDTAGLDDTGELGRLRVEKSLDVLQKADLVLLVVDPGQGFGACEQDVLAHVRARDLPVIAVINKADLYPEGAAGEWPELSSLPRIPVSARTGYGIDRLKRLIVGSAPRDWTLPTIAGDLLAPGDTVVLVVPIDKAAPKGRLILPQQQVIRDVLEHDAVAVVVKERELRYVLNRLGHPPKLVVTDASVYQRAVADTPPEVLLTSFSILFARYKGDLETLVAGAAAVGGLRPGDRILIAEACTHHPIADDIGRVKIPRWLRQAAGGELHFDVMSGGGPLPSNLGDYRLVVHCGACMLNRREMLSRIMQAQEAGVPIVNYGVLIAQVQGVLERALSPFPAVLERLGAAMQTFDDADVVPRRVPFGRGE; encoded by the coding sequence TTGAACGAGACGCCGCGCGGGCAGCGCCTGCACCTGGCCATTTTTGGGCGGCGCAACGCCGGGAAGTCCAGCCTGATCAACGCCCTGACCGGGCAGCAGGTGGCGATCGTGGCCGACGTGCCGGGGACCACCACCGATCCGGTAGCCAAGGCCATGGAACTTTTGCCTCTCGGCCCGGTGATGCTGATCGACACGGCGGGGCTGGACGATACGGGCGAGTTGGGCCGCTTGCGGGTCGAGAAGAGTCTGGACGTTTTGCAGAAGGCCGACCTGGTGCTCCTGGTCGTCGATCCGGGTCAGGGTTTCGGCGCGTGTGAGCAGGACGTGCTGGCGCATGTGCGGGCGCGGGACCTCCCCGTGATTGCCGTGATAAACAAGGCCGACCTGTACCCGGAGGGAGCGGCCGGAGAATGGCCCGAGCTGTCTTCCCTGCCCCGGATTCCGGTGAGCGCACGCACCGGGTACGGCATCGACCGCCTCAAGCGGCTGATCGTCGGGAGCGCTCCTCGGGACTGGACGCTTCCCACGATCGCCGGCGACCTTCTGGCCCCGGGGGACACGGTGGTCCTGGTCGTTCCCATCGATAAGGCGGCGCCGAAGGGCAGGCTGATTCTCCCGCAGCAGCAGGTCATCCGTGACGTCCTGGAGCACGACGCGGTGGCGGTCGTGGTCAAGGAGCGGGAACTCCGCTACGTCTTGAACCGGTTGGGCCACCCGCCGAAGCTGGTGGTGACCGACGCCTCCGTCTACCAGCGCGCGGTCGCCGACACCCCGCCCGAAGTGTTGCTGACGTCCTTCTCCATCCTGTTCGCGCGGTACAAGGGTGATCTGGAGACCCTGGTGGCGGGGGCCGCCGCGGTCGGCGGACTCCGTCCGGGAGACCGGATCCTGATCGCCGAAGCCTGCACGCACCACCCGATCGCGGACGACATCGGCCGGGTGAAGATCCCCCGGTGGCTGCGGCAGGCGGCGGGCGGGGAACTGCATTTCGACGTCATGTCCGGCGGCGGACCCTTGCCTTCGAACCTGGGGGATTACCGGCTGGTTGTCCACTGCGGGGCTTGCATGCTCAACCGCCGGGAAATGCTCTCGCGGATTATGCAGGCGCAGGAGGCCGGGGTGCCCATCGTCAACTACGGCGTGCTGATTGCGCAAGTGCAGGGGGTGCTGGAGCGTGCGCTCTCGCCCTTCCCGGCGGTGCTGGAGCGGCTCGGGGCGGCGATGCAAACCTTTGACGACGCGGATGTGGTGCCGCGCCGGGTTCCATTCGGGCGGGGGGAGTGA
- a CDS encoding aspartate ammonia-lyase, whose translation MKDGSTDFPDTRTEKDPLGEVAVPREAYYGVHTWRARENFAVSGLAVHPELIRALALVKKAAAMANVEAGLLDDRRGAAISRAAEELAEGRWRDQIIVDALQGGAGTSTNMNVNEVIANRAIELLGGEKGDYGIVHPLDHVNLGQSTNDVYPTALRIAAIGLGRGLAQAMAVLQGALQAKEKEFGAILKIGRTQLQEAVPVTLGQEFGAWAEAVARDWWRLYKAEERLRQVNLGGTAVGTGLNADRRYAYRVVEILRELTGFGLARAENTFEATQNADIFAEVSGFLKAAAVNLAKISADLRLLASGPRAGLGEIKLPPVQAGSSIMPGKYNPVVPEMVTQTAFQVMANDLAVSLAAASGQLELNAFLPLIAHNLLQSFTILTGAAGTLAEKCIRGITADPERCRRLLDTSQGVITAFVPYLGYEQAAAVVERAIRTQRPLTEILVEEGLFTLEEVEAIMRPEELTTPGVAGARYFQRQKRTGD comes from the coding sequence TTGAAAGACGGCTCGACGGATTTCCCTGACACTCGGACCGAAAAAGACCCGCTGGGTGAAGTGGCTGTACCCCGGGAGGCCTATTACGGGGTCCATACCTGGCGGGCACGGGAGAATTTTGCCGTCTCCGGGCTGGCGGTCCACCCGGAGCTTATCCGGGCGCTGGCCTTGGTGAAGAAAGCGGCAGCGATGGCCAATGTCGAGGCCGGGTTATTGGATGACCGCCGGGGGGCGGCCATCTCGCGGGCGGCGGAAGAATTGGCCGAAGGCCGGTGGCGTGACCAGATCATCGTCGACGCCCTCCAGGGCGGCGCCGGCACCTCCACCAACATGAACGTAAACGAGGTTATCGCCAACCGGGCCATTGAATTGCTCGGCGGGGAAAAGGGGGATTACGGGATTGTTCATCCCCTCGACCACGTCAACCTGGGGCAGTCCACAAACGACGTTTATCCCACCGCCCTGCGGATCGCCGCCATCGGGCTGGGACGGGGACTGGCCCAGGCCATGGCGGTGTTACAGGGGGCGCTGCAGGCCAAAGAGAAGGAATTCGGCGCGATCCTCAAAATCGGGCGTACCCAGCTCCAGGAGGCCGTGCCGGTGACCCTGGGGCAGGAGTTTGGCGCCTGGGCCGAGGCGGTAGCCCGCGACTGGTGGCGGCTTTACAAGGCGGAGGAGCGGCTGCGGCAGGTCAACCTGGGCGGCACCGCCGTGGGCACCGGGTTGAATGCCGACCGCCGCTATGCATACCGGGTGGTGGAGATCCTCCGCGAGTTGACCGGGTTCGGGCTGGCGCGCGCCGAAAACACCTTCGAGGCGACCCAAAACGCCGACATCTTCGCCGAGGTTTCGGGTTTTCTGAAAGCGGCGGCGGTCAACCTGGCCAAGATCTCCGCGGACCTGCGCTTGCTGGCCTCCGGCCCCCGGGCGGGATTGGGCGAAATCAAGCTTCCACCGGTACAGGCCGGATCATCCATAATGCCGGGCAAGTACAATCCGGTTGTCCCGGAAATGGTCACGCAAACCGCCTTCCAGGTGATGGCCAACGACCTAGCCGTCAGTCTGGCCGCCGCGTCCGGACAGCTTGAACTAAACGCCTTTTTGCCCCTGATTGCGCATAATCTTCTGCAGTCCTTCACTATCCTCACCGGCGCGGCGGGAACCCTGGCCGAGAAGTGCATCCGGGGCATTACGGCCGACCCTGAGCGCTGCCGCCGGCTCCTAGACACCAGCCAGGGCGTGATCACCGCTTTTGTGCCCTACCTCGGCTATGAGCAGGCTGCCGCAGTGGTGGAGCGGGCGATCCGCACCCAGAGGCCGCTGACCGAGATCCTGGTAGAGGAGGGGCTGTTTACCCTGGAAGAGGTGGAAGCCATCATGCGCCCCGAGGAACTTACCACCCCCGGTGTGGCCGGGGCGCGCTACTTTCAGCGGCAAAAGAGAACCGGGGATTAA
- a CDS encoding HAD family hydrolase, producing the protein MPCKYLLLDLDGTLLPMDKEKFLRGYVQAVAAKMAPHLAPERFVKHLLAATRAMIENLDPKLTNAEVFRTDFFARSGLPEKETMAIFERFYREDFPKLASLTSTTPLARAVCTQALERGIELVVATNPIFPRMAIEERLRWAGVGDLPFRLVTVYENMHFCKPRPQYYQEILDLLGAGPADCLMAGNDPEEDLVAGDLGIRTFLVTDCLITRDGCDRRPDFSGRLSDLLTFITHRGKTASGQQ; encoded by the coding sequence ATGCCATGCAAGTACCTGCTTCTGGACCTGGACGGGACCCTGCTGCCGATGGACAAGGAGAAATTCCTCAGGGGCTACGTCCAGGCGGTGGCGGCTAAAATGGCACCCCACCTAGCCCCCGAACGTTTCGTCAAGCACCTTTTGGCCGCCACCCGGGCCATGATCGAGAACCTGGATCCGAAGCTGACCAACGCCGAGGTCTTCCGGACCGACTTCTTCGCCCGGTCCGGACTGCCGGAGAAAGAGACCATGGCCATTTTTGAACGGTTCTACCGCGAGGATTTCCCCAAATTGGCATCCCTGACAAGTACCACCCCGCTGGCCCGCGCGGTCTGCACGCAGGCCCTCGAACGGGGGATCGAACTGGTGGTCGCCACCAACCCGATCTTCCCGCGGATGGCCATCGAAGAACGTTTGCGTTGGGCCGGAGTCGGCGACCTCCCCTTCCGGCTGGTGACGGTCTACGAAAACATGCACTTCTGCAAGCCGAGGCCCCAATACTACCAGGAGATTCTGGACCTCCTCGGGGCCGGACCCGCGGATTGCCTGATGGCCGGCAACGACCCGGAAGAGGACCTGGTTGCCGGTGATCTGGGTATCCGGACTTTCCTGGTGACTGATTGCCTGATTACGCGTGACGGGTGTGACCGTCGTCCCGATTTCAGCGGGCGGCTCTCGGACCTCCTGACCTTCATCACGCACCGGGGAAAAACGGCTTCCGGTCAACAGTAG